The following coding sequences lie in one Vespa velutina chromosome 24, iVesVel2.1, whole genome shotgun sequence genomic window:
- the LOC124956906 gene encoding phospholipid-transporting ATPase ID isoform X4, whose product MIRTDEEEGPKREKKNVKGEPDIVSSAPPTCHEDEEVKECDETDVTEGKRTTTTTTTTTTTTTTTTTATATATTTATKTTAVAAATVTVTATTTTVTVTAAATTAAATVTVTVTTTTTTTTTTTTTTRTTTTTTTTTTTTAAAAAAAAKEAAMCAVDICIQDGNESRKKKRKRRKMRNKPQLQEQQDVSIHAVLNLPSSSEEVVEAVDECSKRDSSSSLGGTSRHNTFRESLLTVLGKLVIWKGSRYRSTTAASSSSSVPPNSPPATECIGRSTSFFSSETERRIRANNREYNSQFNYANNYIKTSKYSVLTFLPLNLFEQFQRLANFYFLCLLVLQMIPAISSLTPITTAIPLIGVLMLTAVKDAYDDFQRHSSDSQVNNRKSQTLRGTSLREEKWSQVQVGDVIRMENDHFVAADVLLLSTSEPNGLCYIETAELDGETNLKCRQCLTETAEMMDNHESIGQFDGEIVCETPNNLLNKFDGTLTWRGRKYALDNDKIILRGCVLRNTQWCYGVVIFAGKDTKLMQNSGKTKFKRTSIDRLLNLLIIGIVFFLLSMCLFCMIGCGIWESLVGRYFQVYLPWDSLVPSEPLGGATVIALLVFFSYAIVLNTVVPISLYVSVEVIRFVQSFLINWDEEMYYAPTNTHAKARTTTLNEELGQIEYIFSDKTGTLTQNIMTFNKCSVAGKCYGDTVDEVTGEVVDLSETDKAAQTPTMRWKSGQEFVRQVYTPLSGPNVRLLEQADRMSSTTPEPGISASPKLQHKHSMMPPLDFSFNKDYEPEFKFYDPALLEAVKQGNEDVHSFFRLLALCHTVMPEEKHGKLEYQAQSPDEAALVSAARNFGFVFKERSPNSITIEVMGKREVYELLCILDFNNVRKRMSVILRKDGHLRLYCKGADNVIYERLKKDSDEIMSKTLDHLNKFAGEGLRTLCLSVRDLDESFFNNWKQRHQEAALSHENRDDKLDAIYEEIEKDMTLLGATAIEDKLQDGVPQTIANLGLAGIKVWVLTGDKQETAINIGYSCQLLTDDLTDVFVVDATTYDGVETQLTRYLETIKTASSHQNRPTLSIVTFSDTEYNPSRDEQDEHEMEQAMGFAVVINGHSLVHALHPQLDQLFLEVSSQCKSVICCRVTPLQKAMVVELIKKNKNAVTLAIGDGANDVSMIKTAHIGVGISGQEGLQAVLASDYSIGQFRFLERLLLVHGRWSYYRMSKFLRYFFYKNFAFTLCHIWFAFFCGFSAQTVFDPMYISVYNLFYTSLPVLAVGIFDQDVNDKNSLMYPKLYAPGLQNLLFNKKEFCWSALHGFFASCVLFLVPYGTYKDGVSPKGYVLSDHMLLGSVVATILVIVVTVQIALDTSYWTIVNHIMVWGSLIWYFILDYFYNFVIGGSYAGSLTMAMSEATFWFTTVITCIILVIPVLSWRFFFMDVRPTLSDRVRLKQRLAQLRSRQSQDILRTPSTRRTRRSLRSGYAFAHQEGFGRLITSGKIMRKLPNGADFKFAMPFTNNVTKQVNVATTSPKENASRNSHTLDAITL is encoded by the exons ATGATACGGACGGACGAAGAGGAGGGTCCAAAACGGGAGAAGAAGAATGTAAAAGGCGAGCCGGACATCGTCTCCTCGGCACCTCCTACGTGCCACGAAGACGAAGAG GTAAAAGAGTGTGACGAGACCGATGTTacggaaggaaaaagaacaacgacgacgacgacgacgacgacgacgacgacgacgacgacgacgacggcgactgCGACGGCGACAACGACGGCGACGAAAACGACGGCGGTGGCAGCGGCAACGGTGACTGTAAcggcaacgacaacgacggtgACTGTAACGGCAGCAGCAACGACAGCGGCGGCGACGGTAACGGTGACAgtgacaacaacaacaacaacaacaacgacgacgacgacgacgacgaggacgacgacgacgacgacgacgaccacaACCACGACGGCGGCGGCAGCGGCAGCGGCGGCGAAAGAAGCAGCCATGTGCGCTGTGGACATTTGCATTCAAGATGGAAACGAGAGCCGTAAGAAGAAGCGAAAACGGCGAAAAATGCGCAACAAGCCACAACTGCAAGAGCAACAAGACGTATCGATTCACGCAGTATTGAATCTTCCATCGTCGTCCGAAGAAGTTGTTGAGGCAGTCGACGAATGCTCCAAAAGAGATTCGTCGAGCAGTCTTGGTGGTACCAGCAGGCACAATACCTTCAGGGAATCATTGCTTACGGTACTGGGCAAGCTGGTCATATGGAAGGGCAGCAGGTATCGTTCCACAACTGCTGCTTCGTCCTCTTCCAGTGTGCCTCCGAATTCACCACCTGCCACAGAATGTATCGGTCGTAgcacatcttttttttctagcg AAACAGAGAGGCGCATCCGCGCCAATAATCGCGAATACAATTCACAGTTTAATTATGCG AACAACTACATAAAAACGTCCAAGTATTCGGTTCTGACGTTCCTACCATTGAATTTGTTCGAGCAATTTCAGCGGCTCGCCAACTTTTACTTCCTATGCCTGCTGGTGCTTCAAATGATACCCGCCATATCCTCTTTGACTCCCATTACGACAGCTATACCGCTCATAGGGGTACTTATGCTCACTGCCGTTAAGGATGCCTACGACGACTTT CAACGGCATAGCAGCGATTCACAAGTTAATAATAGAAAGTCACAAACATTGCGTGGCACTAGCTTACGCGAAGAGAAATGGTCTCAGGTTCAAGTTGGGGACGTTATAAGAATGGAGAATGATCACTTTGTCGCGGCGGacgttcttcttttatcaACGAGCGAACCTAATGGTCTTTGTTACATCGAAACGGCAGAATTGGATGG GGAGACTAATTTAAAATGCCGGCAATGCTTGACTGAGACTGCCGAAATGATGGACAACCACGAATCAATTGGTCAATTCGACGGTGAAATCGTTTGCGAAACGCCTAACAATTTGTTGAATAAGTTTGATGGCACGTTAACGTGGAGAGGACGGAA ATACGCGTTGGATAACGACAAAATCATATTACGAGGTTGTGTACTAAGAAATACACAATGGTGCTACGGCGTGGTCATCTTTGCGGGCAAGGATACCAAATTAATGCAAAACTCAGGGAAGACCAAATTTAAGAGGACCTCTATAGATAGGCTGCTGAATCTTCTGATTATTGGAATAGtgtttttcttgctttctatGTGTTTGTTTTGCATGATCGGTTGTGGTATTTGGGAGAGCCTCGTGGGTCGATATTTTCAAGTGTATTTACCTTGGGACTCGTTAGTGCCTAGCGAACCTTTAGGAGGTGCCACAGTGATCGCTCTCCTCGTATTCTTTTCATATGCTATTGTATTGAACACAGTGGTGCCAATCAGTTTATATGTGAGTGTCGAAGTGATCAGATTCGTGCAGTCGTTTCTGATCAATTGGGACGAAGAAATGTACTACGCGCCTACGAATACACATGCCAAGGCTAGGACTACTACGTTAAACGAAGAATTGGGTCAGATAGAATACATCTTTTCTGACAAAACTGGAACATTAACGCAAAATATAATGACTTTTAATAAGTGTTCTGTAGCTGGTAAATGTTACGGTGACACTGTAGACGAAGTTACTGGAGAAGTCGTCGATTTAAGCGAG ACGGACAAAGCTGCACAAACTCCAACAATGCGATGGAAGAGCGGACAGGAATTTGTTCGTCAAGTTTATACTCCGCTTAGCGGTCCAAACGTCCGTCTTCTGGAGCAAGCTGACAGAATGTCCAGTACAACACCAGAACCAGGAATCAGTGCCAGCCCAAAGCTTCAACACAAACATTCA ATGATGCCACCCCtggatttttcatttaacaagGATTACGAGCCTGAATTTAAATTCTACGATCCTGCGCTTTTGGAAGCTGTCAAGCAAGGGAATGAAGATGTTCACAGTTTCTTTCGCTTATTAGCATTATGCCACACCGTTATGCCAGAAGAGAAACACGGAAAGCTCGAGTATCAAGCACAGTCGCCGGACGAGGCAGCGCTCGTTTCAGCAGCTAGAAATTTTGGTTTTGTCTTTAAAGAAAGATCTCCTAATAGCATAACGATCGAAGTAATGGGAAAGCGTGAAGTATATGAGCTACTGTGTATTCTAGACTTTAATAATGTCAGAAAAAGAATGTCTGTAATATTGAGAAAGGATGGACATCTTAGGTTGTATTGTAAAGGGGCAGACAATGTCATTTACGAACGTTTGAAGAAAGATAGCGATGAAATTATGTCAAAGACTTTGGATCATCTCAATAAATTTGCAGGCGAAGGTTTGAGAACATTGTGCCTTTCAGTGAGAGATTTAGATGAAAGCTTCTTTAATAATTGGAAACAACGTCATCAAGAAGCGGCACTCAGCCATGAGAATAGAGATGACAAATTGGACGCCATATacgaagagatagaaaaagatatgacGTTATTAGGTGCTACTGCCATTGAGGATAAATTACAAGATGGTGTACCCCAAACCATCGCGAATTTAGGACTCGCTGGCATAAAAGTGTGGGTATTAACAGGTGATAAACAAG AAACGGCCATCAACATCGGTTATTCGTGTCAACTGTTAACAGACGATCTTACCGATGTCTTTGTAGTAGATGCTACTACTTATGATGGGGTTGAAACTCAATTGACACGATATTTGGAAACCATCAAGACAGCCTCCAGCCATCAGAATCGGCCAACTCTCTCCATTGTCACATTCAG TGATACGGAATATAATCCGAGTAGAGACGAGCAGGATGAGCATGAAATGGAGCAAGCTATGGGTTTTGCAGTGGTTATCAATGGACATTCCTTAGTGCACGCATTGCATCCGCAACTTGATCAACTTTTTCTGGAAGTATCAAGCCAAT GTAAATCTGTGATATGTTGTCGTGTAACACCTTTACAAAAAGCGATGGTCGTtgaattgataaagaaaaataaaaatgcggTTACTCTGGCGATCGGAGATGGAGCTAATGACGTTTCGATGATAAAGACGGCTCATATTGGCGTTGGTATCAGTGGACAAGAAGGACTGCAAGCTGTACTAGCCTCTGATTATTCTATAGGGCAATTTAGGTTCTTAGAAAGATTATTACTCGTACACGGCAGGTGGTCGTATTATAGAATGAGCAAGTTCCTTAGAtacttcttttataaaaattttgcatTCACTCTCTGCCATATCTGGTTCGCCTTCTTCTGTGGATTCAGTGCACAG ACAGTGTTTGATCCAATGTACATTTCTGTctataatctattttatacGTCGCTACCAGTTTTGGCAGTTGGCATATTTGATCAAGatgttaatgataaaaatagcCTAATGTATCCAAAGTTATATGCACCTGGACTTCAAAATCttctctttaataaaaaagaattttgttgGAGTGCTCTACATGGTTTTTTTGCTAGTTGCGTATTATTTTTAGTACCCTATG gAACATACAAGGATGGAGTATCACCGAAGGGCTATGTACTTTCAGACCATATGCTGCTGGGCAGTGTTGTAGCTACAATATTAGTTATAGTTGTAACAGTTCAAATCGCTCTTGACACATCATATTGGACAATTGTTAATCATATTATGGTGTGGGGCTCGTTGATatggtattttattttagattacTTTTATAACTTCGTCATAGGAGGTAGTTACGCCGGCAGTCTTACAATG GCTATGTCAGAAGCAACATTTTGGTTCACAACAGTTATAACATGTATAATACTAGTGATACCAGTTCTTTCATGGAGGTTCTTCTTTATGGATGTGCGGCCAACACTCTCAGATAGAGTAAGATTGAAACAAAGATTAGCGCAATTGCGTTCTCGTCAGAGTCAGGACATTTTGCGTACTCCATCTACGAGACGCACGCGACGATCTCTGCGCTCAGGCTACGCATTTGCTCATCAAGAAGGTTTTGGACGACTTATTACATCTGGAAAAATCATGCGCAAATTACCCAATGGTGCAGATTTTAAGTTCGCTATGCCATTTACCAATAATGTTACTAAACAAGTTAATGTTGCTACTACGTCGCCAAAGGAGAATGCATCTCGGAATTCGCACACATTGGATGCTATCACTCTGTGA
- the LOC124956906 gene encoding phospholipid-transporting ATPase ID isoform X3 has translation MIRTDEEEGPKREKKNVKGEPDIVSSAPPTCHEDEEVKECDETDVTEGKRTTTTTTTTTTTTTTTTTATATATTTATKTTAVAAATVTVTATTTTVTVTAAATTAAATVTVTVTTTTTTTTTTTTTTRTTTTTTTTTTTTAAAAAAAAKEAAMCAVDICIQDGNESRKKKRKRRKMRNKPQLQEQQDVSIHAVLNLPSSSEEVVEAVDECSKRDSSSSLGGTSRHNTFRESLLTVLGKLVIWKGSRYRSTTAASSSSSVPPNSPPATECIGRSTSFFSSETERRIRANNREYNSQFNYANNYIKTSKYSVLTFLPLNLFEQFQRLANFYFLCLLVLQMIPAISSLTPITTAIPLIGVLMLTAVKDAYDDFQRHSSDSQVNNRKSQTLRGTSLREEKWSQVQVGDVIRMENDHFVAADVLLLSTSEPNGLCYIETAELDGETNLKCRQCLTETAEMMDNHESIGQFDGEIVCETPNNLLNKFDGTLTWRGRKYALDNDKIILRGCVLRNTQWCYGVVIFAGKDTKLMQNSGKTKFKRTSIDRLLNLLIIGIVFFLLSMCLFCMIGCGIWESLVGRYFQVYLPWDSLVPSEPLGGATVIALLVFFSYAIVLNTVVPISLYVSVEVIRFVQSFLINWDEEMYYAPTNTHAKARTTTLNEELGQIEYIFSDKTGTLTQNIMTFNKCSVAGKCYGDTVDEVTGEVVDLSETDKAAQTPTMRWKSGQEFVRQVYTPLSGPNVRLLEQADRMSSTTPEPGISASPKLQHKHSMMPPLDFSFNKDYEPEFKFYDPALLEAVKQGNEDVHSFFRLLALCHTVMPEEKHGKLEYQAQSPDEAALVSAARNFGFVFKERSPNSITIEVMGKREVYELLCILDFNNVRKRMSVILRKDGHLRLYCKGADNVIYERLKKDSDEIMSKTLDHLNKFAGEGLRTLCLSVRDLDESFFNNWKQRHQEAALSHENRDDKLDAIYEEIEKDMTLLGATAIEDKLQDGVPQTIANLGLAGIKVWVLTGDKQETAINIGYSCQLLTDDLTDVFVVDATTYDGVETQLTRYLETIKTASSHQNRPTLSIVTFSSDTEYNPSRDEQDEHEMEQAMGFAVVINGHSLVHALHPQLDQLFLEVSSQCKSVICCRVTPLQKAMVVELIKKNKNAVTLAIGDGANDVSMIKTAHIGVGISGQEGLQAVLASDYSIGQFRFLERLLLVHGRWSYYRMSKFLRYFFYKNFAFTLCHIWFAFFCGFSAQTVFDPMYISVYNLFYTSLPVLAVGIFDQDVNDKNSLMYPKLYAPGLQNLLFNKKEFCWSALHGFFASCVLFLVPYGTYKDGVSPKGYVLSDHMLLGSVVATILVIVVTVQIALDTSYWTIVNHIMVWGSLIWYFILDYFYNFVIGGSYAGSLTMAMSEATFWFTTVITCIILVIPVLSWRFFFMDVRPTLSDRVRLKQRLAQLRSRQSQDILRTPSTRRTRRSLRSGYAFAHQEGFGRLITSGKIMRKLPNGADFKFAMPFTNNVTKQVNVATTSPKENASRNSHTLDAITL, from the exons ATGATACGGACGGACGAAGAGGAGGGTCCAAAACGGGAGAAGAAGAATGTAAAAGGCGAGCCGGACATCGTCTCCTCGGCACCTCCTACGTGCCACGAAGACGAAGAG GTAAAAGAGTGTGACGAGACCGATGTTacggaaggaaaaagaacaacgacgacgacgacgacgacgacgacgacgacgacgacgacgacgacggcgactgCGACGGCGACAACGACGGCGACGAAAACGACGGCGGTGGCAGCGGCAACGGTGACTGTAAcggcaacgacaacgacggtgACTGTAACGGCAGCAGCAACGACAGCGGCGGCGACGGTAACGGTGACAgtgacaacaacaacaacaacaacaacgacgacgacgacgacgacgaggacgacgacgacgacgacgacgaccacaACCACGACGGCGGCGGCAGCGGCAGCGGCGGCGAAAGAAGCAGCCATGTGCGCTGTGGACATTTGCATTCAAGATGGAAACGAGAGCCGTAAGAAGAAGCGAAAACGGCGAAAAATGCGCAACAAGCCACAACTGCAAGAGCAACAAGACGTATCGATTCACGCAGTATTGAATCTTCCATCGTCGTCCGAAGAAGTTGTTGAGGCAGTCGACGAATGCTCCAAAAGAGATTCGTCGAGCAGTCTTGGTGGTACCAGCAGGCACAATACCTTCAGGGAATCATTGCTTACGGTACTGGGCAAGCTGGTCATATGGAAGGGCAGCAGGTATCGTTCCACAACTGCTGCTTCGTCCTCTTCCAGTGTGCCTCCGAATTCACCACCTGCCACAGAATGTATCGGTCGTAgcacatcttttttttctagcg AAACAGAGAGGCGCATCCGCGCCAATAATCGCGAATACAATTCACAGTTTAATTATGCG AACAACTACATAAAAACGTCCAAGTATTCGGTTCTGACGTTCCTACCATTGAATTTGTTCGAGCAATTTCAGCGGCTCGCCAACTTTTACTTCCTATGCCTGCTGGTGCTTCAAATGATACCCGCCATATCCTCTTTGACTCCCATTACGACAGCTATACCGCTCATAGGGGTACTTATGCTCACTGCCGTTAAGGATGCCTACGACGACTTT CAACGGCATAGCAGCGATTCACAAGTTAATAATAGAAAGTCACAAACATTGCGTGGCACTAGCTTACGCGAAGAGAAATGGTCTCAGGTTCAAGTTGGGGACGTTATAAGAATGGAGAATGATCACTTTGTCGCGGCGGacgttcttcttttatcaACGAGCGAACCTAATGGTCTTTGTTACATCGAAACGGCAGAATTGGATGG GGAGACTAATTTAAAATGCCGGCAATGCTTGACTGAGACTGCCGAAATGATGGACAACCACGAATCAATTGGTCAATTCGACGGTGAAATCGTTTGCGAAACGCCTAACAATTTGTTGAATAAGTTTGATGGCACGTTAACGTGGAGAGGACGGAA ATACGCGTTGGATAACGACAAAATCATATTACGAGGTTGTGTACTAAGAAATACACAATGGTGCTACGGCGTGGTCATCTTTGCGGGCAAGGATACCAAATTAATGCAAAACTCAGGGAAGACCAAATTTAAGAGGACCTCTATAGATAGGCTGCTGAATCTTCTGATTATTGGAATAGtgtttttcttgctttctatGTGTTTGTTTTGCATGATCGGTTGTGGTATTTGGGAGAGCCTCGTGGGTCGATATTTTCAAGTGTATTTACCTTGGGACTCGTTAGTGCCTAGCGAACCTTTAGGAGGTGCCACAGTGATCGCTCTCCTCGTATTCTTTTCATATGCTATTGTATTGAACACAGTGGTGCCAATCAGTTTATATGTGAGTGTCGAAGTGATCAGATTCGTGCAGTCGTTTCTGATCAATTGGGACGAAGAAATGTACTACGCGCCTACGAATACACATGCCAAGGCTAGGACTACTACGTTAAACGAAGAATTGGGTCAGATAGAATACATCTTTTCTGACAAAACTGGAACATTAACGCAAAATATAATGACTTTTAATAAGTGTTCTGTAGCTGGTAAATGTTACGGTGACACTGTAGACGAAGTTACTGGAGAAGTCGTCGATTTAAGCGAG ACGGACAAAGCTGCACAAACTCCAACAATGCGATGGAAGAGCGGACAGGAATTTGTTCGTCAAGTTTATACTCCGCTTAGCGGTCCAAACGTCCGTCTTCTGGAGCAAGCTGACAGAATGTCCAGTACAACACCAGAACCAGGAATCAGTGCCAGCCCAAAGCTTCAACACAAACATTCA ATGATGCCACCCCtggatttttcatttaacaagGATTACGAGCCTGAATTTAAATTCTACGATCCTGCGCTTTTGGAAGCTGTCAAGCAAGGGAATGAAGATGTTCACAGTTTCTTTCGCTTATTAGCATTATGCCACACCGTTATGCCAGAAGAGAAACACGGAAAGCTCGAGTATCAAGCACAGTCGCCGGACGAGGCAGCGCTCGTTTCAGCAGCTAGAAATTTTGGTTTTGTCTTTAAAGAAAGATCTCCTAATAGCATAACGATCGAAGTAATGGGAAAGCGTGAAGTATATGAGCTACTGTGTATTCTAGACTTTAATAATGTCAGAAAAAGAATGTCTGTAATATTGAGAAAGGATGGACATCTTAGGTTGTATTGTAAAGGGGCAGACAATGTCATTTACGAACGTTTGAAGAAAGATAGCGATGAAATTATGTCAAAGACTTTGGATCATCTCAATAAATTTGCAGGCGAAGGTTTGAGAACATTGTGCCTTTCAGTGAGAGATTTAGATGAAAGCTTCTTTAATAATTGGAAACAACGTCATCAAGAAGCGGCACTCAGCCATGAGAATAGAGATGACAAATTGGACGCCATATacgaagagatagaaaaagatatgacGTTATTAGGTGCTACTGCCATTGAGGATAAATTACAAGATGGTGTACCCCAAACCATCGCGAATTTAGGACTCGCTGGCATAAAAGTGTGGGTATTAACAGGTGATAAACAAG AAACGGCCATCAACATCGGTTATTCGTGTCAACTGTTAACAGACGATCTTACCGATGTCTTTGTAGTAGATGCTACTACTTATGATGGGGTTGAAACTCAATTGACACGATATTTGGAAACCATCAAGACAGCCTCCAGCCATCAGAATCGGCCAACTCTCTCCATTGTCACATTCAG CAGTGATACGGAATATAATCCGAGTAGAGACGAGCAGGATGAGCATGAAATGGAGCAAGCTATGGGTTTTGCAGTGGTTATCAATGGACATTCCTTAGTGCACGCATTGCATCCGCAACTTGATCAACTTTTTCTGGAAGTATCAAGCCAAT GTAAATCTGTGATATGTTGTCGTGTAACACCTTTACAAAAAGCGATGGTCGTtgaattgataaagaaaaataaaaatgcggTTACTCTGGCGATCGGAGATGGAGCTAATGACGTTTCGATGATAAAGACGGCTCATATTGGCGTTGGTATCAGTGGACAAGAAGGACTGCAAGCTGTACTAGCCTCTGATTATTCTATAGGGCAATTTAGGTTCTTAGAAAGATTATTACTCGTACACGGCAGGTGGTCGTATTATAGAATGAGCAAGTTCCTTAGAtacttcttttataaaaattttgcatTCACTCTCTGCCATATCTGGTTCGCCTTCTTCTGTGGATTCAGTGCACAG ACAGTGTTTGATCCAATGTACATTTCTGTctataatctattttatacGTCGCTACCAGTTTTGGCAGTTGGCATATTTGATCAAGatgttaatgataaaaatagcCTAATGTATCCAAAGTTATATGCACCTGGACTTCAAAATCttctctttaataaaaaagaattttgttgGAGTGCTCTACATGGTTTTTTTGCTAGTTGCGTATTATTTTTAGTACCCTATG gAACATACAAGGATGGAGTATCACCGAAGGGCTATGTACTTTCAGACCATATGCTGCTGGGCAGTGTTGTAGCTACAATATTAGTTATAGTTGTAACAGTTCAAATCGCTCTTGACACATCATATTGGACAATTGTTAATCATATTATGGTGTGGGGCTCGTTGATatggtattttattttagattacTTTTATAACTTCGTCATAGGAGGTAGTTACGCCGGCAGTCTTACAATG GCTATGTCAGAAGCAACATTTTGGTTCACAACAGTTATAACATGTATAATACTAGTGATACCAGTTCTTTCATGGAGGTTCTTCTTTATGGATGTGCGGCCAACACTCTCAGATAGAGTAAGATTGAAACAAAGATTAGCGCAATTGCGTTCTCGTCAGAGTCAGGACATTTTGCGTACTCCATCTACGAGACGCACGCGACGATCTCTGCGCTCAGGCTACGCATTTGCTCATCAAGAAGGTTTTGGACGACTTATTACATCTGGAAAAATCATGCGCAAATTACCCAATGGTGCAGATTTTAAGTTCGCTATGCCATTTACCAATAATGTTACTAAACAAGTTAATGTTGCTACTACGTCGCCAAAGGAGAATGCATCTCGGAATTCGCACACATTGGATGCTATCACTCTGTGA